In Pelomicrobium methylotrophicum, one DNA window encodes the following:
- a CDS encoding class I SAM-dependent methyltransferase produces the protein MSRPLWEAMLTAAEVTEGTRLLDAGCGAGGASLLAAARGARVAGLDASPALIAIARRRLPGGDFQVGDLEALPYGEGCFDVSFAANSLMFAASPAAALGELARVTAPGGRVVIGVWGPPERCDMRHLFEAVLATRPAPPPGGGPFALSGPGVLEQLIEQVGREIIGTGEADCPFEYADFEHLWRAQCSAGPFQAAIRSVGEERLKSAVACAVAPFFRDGGAIRLDNRFRYAVAARPGPAP, from the coding sequence ATGAGCAGGCCGCTTTGGGAGGCGATGCTCACCGCGGCCGAAGTCACGGAAGGCACGCGCTTGCTTGACGCCGGCTGCGGGGCTGGGGGCGCGAGCCTGCTTGCGGCCGCCCGCGGTGCCCGGGTCGCGGGGCTCGACGCCTCGCCCGCCTTGATCGCCATTGCCCGCCGGCGGCTTCCTGGGGGCGACTTCCAAGTCGGCGACCTGGAAGCGCTGCCCTATGGGGAGGGCTGCTTCGACGTGAGCTTCGCTGCCAATTCCTTGATGTTCGCCGCCTCGCCCGCCGCGGCCTTGGGTGAGCTCGCCCGCGTGACCGCCCCCGGCGGGCGCGTCGTCATCGGCGTATGGGGACCGCCCGAGCGGTGTGACATGCGTCACCTGTTCGAGGCGGTGCTTGCGACGCGGCCTGCGCCGCCCCCGGGAGGAGGGCCGTTTGCCTTGTCCGGTCCGGGCGTGCTGGAACAGCTCATCGAGCAAGTGGGGCGGGAGATCATCGGAACGGGTGAGGCCGACTGCCCGTTCGAGTACGCGGATTTCGAGCACTTGTGGCGGGCCCAGTGCTCGGCCGGGCCTTTTCAGGCGGCGATCCGGTCGGTGGGCGAGGAGCGGCTGAAGAGCGCCGTCGCCTGCGCGGTGGCGCCCTTCTTTCGCGACGGGGGCGCGATTCGGCTCGACAACCGCTTCCGGTATGCGGTGGCCGCCCGGCCGGGACCCGCGCCCTGA